A window of Suncus etruscus isolate mSunEtr1 chromosome 4, mSunEtr1.pri.cur, whole genome shotgun sequence contains these coding sequences:
- the PANX2 gene encoding pannexin-2 — translation MHHLLEPSADMATALLAGEKLRELILPGAQDDKAGALAALLLQLKLELPFDRVVTIGTVLVPILLVTLVFTKNFAEEPIYCYTPHNFTRDQALYARGYCWTELRDALPGVDASLWPSLFEHKLLPYSLLAFAAIMYVPALGWEFLASTRLTSELNFLLQEIDNCYHRAAEGRAPKIEKQIQSKGPGITEREKREIIENAEKEKSPEQNLFEKYLERRGRSNFLAKLYLARHLLILLLSVAPISYLCTYYATQKQNEFTCALGEAPDGPVGGTAVRVSCKLPSVQLQRIVAGVDIVLLCSMNLIILVNLIHLFIFRKSNFIFDKLHKVGIKTRRQWRRSQFCDINILAMFCNENRDHIKSLNRLDFITNESDLMYDNVVRQLLAALAQSNHDTTPTVRDVGVQTVDPSANPAEPDGSTEPPVVKRPRKKMKWIPSSNPLPQPFKEPLAIMRVENSKADKPKPVRRKTATDTLIAPLLDAGARAAHHYKGGGGGGGGGDTTAPAGDKKHARHFSLDVHPYILGTKKAKPEAVPAAALPTSRSQEGSFLSQAEECALGLSAAATKDAPLPEKEALYTAESTPFHVCSPAAVPTTVPPSPSSLGGADPLTILSRNATHPLLRVSTLYEAHEEEDGAGRTTPEVASLIAIPPAPADPHRHLR, via the exons ATGCACCACCTCCTGGAGCCGTCCGCGGACATGGCGACGGCGCTGCTGGCGGGCGAGAAGCTGCGCGAACTCATCCTGCCCGGCGCGCAGGACGACAAGGCGGGCGCGCTGGCCGCGCTGCTGCTGCAGCTGAAGCTGGAGCTGCCCTTCGACCGCGTGGTCACCATCGGCACCGTGCTGGTGCCCATCCTGCTGGTCACCCTGGTCTTCACCAAGAACTTCGCAG AGGAGCCCATCTACTGCTACACCCCGCACAACTTCACCCGTGACCAGGCGCTCTATGCCCGCGGCTACTGCTGGACGGAGCTGCGAGACGCGCTGCCCGGCGTGGACGCCAGCCTGTGGCCATCGCTGTTCGAGCACAAGCTACTGCCCTACTCGCTGCTGGCCTTCGCGGCCATCATGTATGTGCCCGCGCTAGGCTGGGAGTTCCTGGCCTCCACGCGCCTCACGTCCGAGCTCAACTTCCTGCTGCAGGAGATCGACAACTGCTACCACCGGGCGGCCGAGGGTCGGGCGCCCAAGATCGAGAAGCAGATCCAGTCCAAAGGGCCCGGCATCACAGAGCGCGAGAAGCGTGAGATCATCGAGAACGCGGAGAAGGAGAAGAGCCCCGAGCAGAACCTGTTCGAGAAGTACCTGGAGCGGCGGGGCCGCAGCAACTTCCTGGCCAAGCTGTATCTGGCGCGGCACCTGCTCATCCTTCTGCTCAGCGTGGCGCCCATCTCCTATCTGTGCACATACTATGCCACGCAGAAGCAGAATGAGTTCACCTGTGCCCTGGGTGAGGCCCCCGATGGGCCAGTGGGCGGCACGGCCGTGCGGGTCAGCTGCAAGCTGCCCTCAGTGCAGCTGCAGCGCATCGTGGCGGGCGTGGACATCGTCCTGCTCTGCTCCATGAACCTCATCATCCTCGTCAACCTCATCCACCTCTTCATCTTCCGCAAGAGCAACTTCATCTTTGACAAGCTGCACAAGGTGGGCATCAAGACGCGCCGGCAGTGGCGCCGCTCGCAGTTCTGCGACATCAACATCCTCGCCATGTTCTGCAACGAGAACCGTGACCACATCAAGTCCCTCAACCGCCTGGATTTCATCACCAACGAGAGCGACCTCATGTACGACAACGTGGTGCGCCAGCTGCTGGCCGCACTGGCCCAGTCCAACCACGACACCACGCCCACGGTGCGCGACGTGGGTGTGCAGACCGTCGACCCCAGTGCCAACCCCGCCGAACCTGACGGCTCCACCGAGCCTCCTGTGGTCAAGCGGCCGCGCAAGAAGATGAAGTGGATCCCCAGCAGCAACCCGCTGCCCCAGCCCTTCAAGGAGCCGCTGGCCATCATGCGGGTGGAGAACAGCAAGGCCGACAAGCCCAAGCCCGTGCGCCGCAAAACAGCCACCGACACGCTCATCGCGCCTCTGCTGGATGCTGGTGCCCGGGCCGCGCATCACTACAAgggcggtggcggtggcggcggcggcggcgacacCACGGCCCCGGCCGGTGACAAGAAGCACGCACGCCACTTCTCCCTGGACGTGCACCCCTACATCCTGGGCACCAAGAAGGCCAAACCCGAGGCCGTGCCTGCTGCCGCTCTGCCCACCTCCCGCAGCCAGGAGGGCAGCTTCCTGTCGCAAGCCGAGGAGTGCGCACTGGGCCTGTCGGCAGCAGCCACCAAAG ACGCCCCTCTCCCAGAGAAGGAAGCCCTGTACACAGCAGAGTCGACCCCCTTCCACGTCTGCTCCCCCGCTGCCGTCCCCACCACCGTCCCGCCGTCCCCCAGCAGCCTGGGCGGGGCCGACCCCCTGACCATCCTGAGCCGCAACGCCACCCACCCGCTGCTGCGCGTCAGCACCCTATACGAGGCCCACGAGGAAGAGGATGGGGCGGGGCGGACCACCCCCGAAGTGGCCAGCCTCATTGCCATCCCCCCCGCCCCAGCAGATCCTCATCGCCACCTTCGATGA